From a single Leptospira levettii genomic region:
- the grpE gene encoding nucleotide exchange factor GrpE: MAEETNQSLEDQNVQVDEGQTISDEAIEQAVEGAEKELDNAKKEIESLKDSWLRERAEFQNYKRRTANDLLNARKESIKKFAEGLTSALDNLERVSNVPNQTPEVVAFVEGIKMVQKEFYSVLEREGIKRLDPKGMPFDPMLMEAIASEESAEFTEETVVETYQAGYYHEEGENKQSIRPARVKVGKPQS; this comes from the coding sequence ATGGCAGAAGAAACGAACCAATCCCTAGAAGATCAAAATGTGCAAGTCGATGAAGGGCAGACCATTTCAGATGAGGCCATTGAACAAGCAGTAGAGGGTGCTGAAAAAGAACTCGATAATGCAAAAAAAGAAATCGAATCTTTAAAGGACTCTTGGCTGAGAGAACGTGCGGAGTTTCAAAACTACAAACGTAGAACAGCTAACGATTTGTTAAATGCTAGGAAAGAATCCATCAAGAAGTTTGCGGAAGGACTGACAAGTGCTTTGGATAATTTGGAGCGAGTATCCAATGTTCCAAACCAAACACCTGAAGTAGTCGCTTTTGTTGAAGGCATCAAGATGGTACAAAAGGAATTTTATTCCGTATTGGAAAGAGAAGGTATCAAACGATTGGATCCGAAAGGAATGCCGTTTGACCCTATGCTCATGGAAGCAATTGCTTCCGAGGAAAGTGCAGAGTTCACAGAAGAGACTGTTGTAGAAACTTATCAAGCTGGTTATTACCATGAAGAAGGTGAGAACAAACAATCCATTCGTCCTGCACGTGTGAAAGTGGGAAAACCACAAAGTTAA